A single region of the Onychomys torridus chromosome 11, mOncTor1.1, whole genome shotgun sequence genome encodes:
- the LOC118593497 gene encoding olfactory receptor 6K6-like, whose product MTQLVANQNQTMVIEFLFSIFPPLYEGGLLFFILLLFVYTFIISGNLVIFVAVQLDMALHTPMYFFISVLSFLEIWYTTTTIPKMLSSLVSEKKTISLAGCLMQMYFFHSLGITEGCVLTAMSIDRYIAICYPLRYPTIMTPRLCIQLTAGSCFCGFLLVLPEIAWIATLPFCGSNKIHQIFCDFTPVLSLACTDTSLVVIVDAIHAVEILASFLVIALSYIRIIVVILGMPSKEGRHKAFSTCAAHLAVFLLFFGSVAVMYLRFSATYSVFWDTVIAVTFVILAPFLNPIIYSLRNKEMKDAIGRLFHQKREDRAQK is encoded by the coding sequence ATGACCCAGTTGGTGGCCAACCAGAATCAAACTATGGTGATCGAGTTTCTCTTCTCCATATTCCCACCTCTGTATGAAGGTGGCCTCCTATTTTTCATTCTCTTGCTTTTTGTATATACATTCATCATATCAGGGAACCTAGTTATCTTTGTTGCTGTCCAGCTGGACATGGCCTTACACACACCCATGTATTTCTTCATCAGTGTGCTGTCCTTCCTGGAGATCTGGTATACCACAACTACCATTCCCAAGATGCTCTCCAGCCTAGTCAGTGAGAAGaagaccatctctctagctggCTGCCTCATGCAGATGTACTTTTTTCACTCATTGGGTATCACAGAAGGCTGTGTCCTGACAGCAATGTCTATTGATAGGTACATAGCTATCTGCTATCCTCTCCGTTACCCAACCATCATGACTCCCAGACTTTGTATCCAACTCACAGCTGGATCCTGCTTCTGTGGCTTCCTTCTGGTACTTCCTGAGATTGCATGGATTGCCACTCTGCCTTTCTGTGGCTCCAACAAGATCCATCAGATCTTCTGTGATTTTACCCCTGTGCTCAGTTTGGCCTGTACAGATACATCTCTGGTGGTCATTGTGGATGCCATCCATGCAGTAGAGATCCTGGCCTCCTTCCTTGTAATTGCCCTGTCCTATATCCGGATTATTGTGGTGATTTTGGGGATGCCCTCAAAAGAAGGGAGGCACAAGGCCTTTTCTACCTGTGCAGCCCACCTTGCTgtgttcttgttattttttggCAGTGTGGCTGTCATGTATTTGAGATTCTCAGCTACCTACTCGGTCTTCTGGGACACAGTAATTGCTGTCACTTTTGTTATCCTTGCTCCATTTCTTAACCCCATCATTTATAGCCTAAGAAACAAGGAGATGAAAGATGCTATTGGGAGGCTTTTTCATCAGAAGAGAGAAGATCGGGCTCAGAAGTAG